A genomic window from Passer domesticus isolate bPasDom1 chromosome Z, bPasDom1.hap1, whole genome shotgun sequence includes:
- the DHFR gene encoding dihydrofolate reductase isoform X1 has protein sequence MARSLNSIVAVSQNMGIGKDGRLPWPPLRNEYKYFQRMTSTSRVEGKQNAVIMGKKTWFSIPEKNRPLKDRINIVLSRELKETPEGAHYLSKSLDDALALLDSPELQSKVDMVWIVGGTSVYKAAMEKPIHHRLFVTRILKEFESDTFFPEIDHKDYKLLTEYPGVPADVQEENGIQYKFEVYEKSVVAQ, from the exons ATGGCGCGCTCGCTCAACTCCATCGTGGCCGTCAGCCAGAACATGGGCATCGGCAAGGACGGGCGGCTGCCCTGGCCGCCGCTCAG GAATGAGTACAAGTACTTCCAGAGAATGACGAGCACGTCCCGTGTGGAAG GTAAACAGAATGCAGTGATAATGGGTAAGAAAACGTGGTTCTCCATTCCTGAGAAGAACCGTCCTTTAAAAGACAGGATTAATATTGTGCTCAGCAGGGAGCTCAA GGAAACCCCGGAAGGAGCACATTATCTTTCCAAAAGTCTGGATGATGCTCTAGCTCTTTTGGATTCACCAGAGTTACAAAGCAAAGTAGACATGGTTTGGATCGTGGGAGGCACTTCAGTGTACAAG GCAGCAATGGAGAAGCCAATTCATCATCGATTGTTTGTGACAAGAATCTTGAAAGAATTTGAAAGTGACacattttttccagaaattGACCATAAAGACTACAAGCTTCTAACAGA gtacccaggtgtccctgctgaTGTCCAAGAAGAGAATGGGATCCAGTACAAATTTGAAGTGTATGAAAAAAGTGTTGTGGCACAATAA
- the DHFR gene encoding dihydrofolate reductase isoform X2: MTSTSRVEGKQNAVIMGKKTWFSIPEKNRPLKDRINIVLSRELKETPEGAHYLSKSLDDALALLDSPELQSKVDMVWIVGGTSVYKAAMEKPIHHRLFVTRILKEFESDTFFPEIDHKDYKLLTEYPGVPADVQEENGIQYKFEVYEKSVVAQ; encoded by the exons ATGACGAGCACGTCCCGTGTGGAAG GTAAACAGAATGCAGTGATAATGGGTAAGAAAACGTGGTTCTCCATTCCTGAGAAGAACCGTCCTTTAAAAGACAGGATTAATATTGTGCTCAGCAGGGAGCTCAA GGAAACCCCGGAAGGAGCACATTATCTTTCCAAAAGTCTGGATGATGCTCTAGCTCTTTTGGATTCACCAGAGTTACAAAGCAAAGTAGACATGGTTTGGATCGTGGGAGGCACTTCAGTGTACAAG GCAGCAATGGAGAAGCCAATTCATCATCGATTGTTTGTGACAAGAATCTTGAAAGAATTTGAAAGTGACacattttttccagaaattGACCATAAAGACTACAAGCTTCTAACAGA gtacccaggtgtccctgctgaTGTCCAAGAAGAGAATGGGATCCAGTACAAATTTGAAGTGTATGAAAAAAGTGTTGTGGCACAATAA
- the DHFR gene encoding dihydrofolate reductase isoform X3, producing MREEDEAGKQNAVIMGKKTWFSIPEKNRPLKDRINIVLSRELKETPEGAHYLSKSLDDALALLDSPELQSKVDMVWIVGGTSVYKAAMEKPIHHRLFVTRILKEFESDTFFPEIDHKDYKLLTEYPGVPADVQEENGIQYKFEVYEKSVVAQ from the exons ATGAGGGAAGAAGACGAAGCAG GTAAACAGAATGCAGTGATAATGGGTAAGAAAACGTGGTTCTCCATTCCTGAGAAGAACCGTCCTTTAAAAGACAGGATTAATATTGTGCTCAGCAGGGAGCTCAA GGAAACCCCGGAAGGAGCACATTATCTTTCCAAAAGTCTGGATGATGCTCTAGCTCTTTTGGATTCACCAGAGTTACAAAGCAAAGTAGACATGGTTTGGATCGTGGGAGGCACTTCAGTGTACAAG GCAGCAATGGAGAAGCCAATTCATCATCGATTGTTTGTGACAAGAATCTTGAAAGAATTTGAAAGTGACacattttttccagaaattGACCATAAAGACTACAAGCTTCTAACAGA gtacccaggtgtccctgctgaTGTCCAAGAAGAGAATGGGATCCAGTACAAATTTGAAGTGTATGAAAAAAGTGTTGTGGCACAATAA
- the ANKRD34B gene encoding ankyrin repeat domain-containing protein 34B isoform X1 yields the protein MLSHVSFVVELILSAQAEDCVQDSRKVRSAGGRVQDQLARSSPVLFPASPRCAGRAMEAADVPPEGYSLIKAVYQRRLRLTRLLIDGGAYVNESNSRGETPLMVACMTPHADLQSASKARMVKYLLDNKADPNIQDKSGKTALMHACLEKAGPEVVSLLLMSGADPSLPDHSNCSALVYAINAADRDTLELLLKACKARGKEVIIITTDKSASGRQRTKQYLNVPPPDLKECTSPADCASPSEIEPSEGPEDPFSFKELYGGQPGDSSSERVPLMTKSSSTPARFKLTQVLQCDPWLKCCPAVFQQRKLASPQDLQSISPMEELPCKAGGLDLCKSVTASHESRDRKGTAQVLRPSDQTMSRKAQRDAINYQTPFVEEKHNPSEIPMGMDASLGQISLLSNIGSIIKKGSGEPNYNISSSQLANSLIPAADTKGSKSPKGNKEILPTYQTLLPSPRRVLEMSPVSPRGRNQAPLDAEGSGALVLDQTRPGFLPPLNVSPRPPVPELTVINTVSGMISYGQTHLVPPGSAFPKGTKETNLLRRRPYEQITV from the exons ATGTTGTCACATGTTTCTTTTGTTGTAGAGCTGATACTGTCTGCTCAGGCAGAGGACTGTGTACAGGACAGTCGAAAAGTAAGAAG CGCAGGAGGGCGTGTGCAGGATCAGTTAGCGCGGTCCAGCCCCGTGCTGTTCCCCGCGTCCCCTCGCTGCGCGGGCAGGGCCATGGAGGCGGCGGACGTGCCGCCCGAGGGCTACTCGCTGATCAAGGCCGTGTACCAGCGGCGGCTGCGGCTGACGCGGCTCCTCATCGACGGCGGGGCCTACGTCAACGAGAGCAACAGCCGCGGCGAGACGCCGCTCATGGTGGCCTGCATGACGCCCCACGCCGACCTGCAGAGCGCCAGCAAGGCCAGGATGGTCAAGTACCTGCTGGACAACAAGGCCGACCCCAACATCCAGGACAAGTCGGGCAAGACGGCGCTGATGCACGCCTGCCTGGAGAAGGCGGGCCCCGAGGTGGTGTCGCTGCTGCTGATGAGCGGCGCCGACCCCAGCCTGCCCGACCACTCCAACTGCTCTGCGCTGGTCTACGCCATCAACGCGGCCGACAGAGacaccctggagctgctgctgaaggcCTGCAAGGCGCGAGGGAAGGAGGTGATCATCATCACCACCGACAAGTCCGCCTCAGGGAGGCAGAGAACGAAGCAGTACCTGAACGTGCCTCCTCCAGACCTGAAGGAGTGCACCTCCCCAGCTGACTGCGCCTCCCCGTCAGAGATAGAGCCCAGCGAGGGTCCAGAGGACCCGTTCAGCTTCAAAGAGCTCTACGGTGGGCAGCCGGGGGACAGCTCCTCTGAAAGGGTGCCGCTAATGACCAAATCCAGCTCCACACCAGCTCGGTTCAAGCTGACGCAGGTGCTGCAGTGTGACCCGTGGCTCAAGTGCTGCCCAGCAGTGTTTCAGCAGAGGAAGCTTGCTTCTCCTCAAGACCTTCAGAGCATCAGTCCCATGGAGGAGCTCCCCTGTAAAGCTGGCGGCCTTGACTTGTGCAAGAGTGTCACGGCCAGCCacgagagcagggacaggaagggCACTGCTCAGGTACTGAGACCCTCTGACCAAACCATGTCTAGGAAAGCACAGCGCGATGCAATAAACTATCAGACTCCTTTTGTGGAGGAGAAACATAACCCCAGTGAGATTCCCATGGGCATGGATGCCAGTCTGGGACAAATCAGCTTGCTTTCAAACATTGGCAGTATTATCAAGAAAGGAAGTGGGGAGCCAAATTACAACATCTCCAGTTCTCAGTTAGCTAACAGTCTAATTCCTGCTGCTGATACCAAAGGTAGTAAGTCaccaaaaggaaataaagagatTCTTCCTACATACCAGACTTTGTTACCAAGTCCGAGAAGAGTTCTGGAGATGTCTCCTGTGTCTCCAAGAGGCAGAAATCAGGCTCCTCTAGACGCAGAGGGCTCAGGAGCCCTGGTGTTGGATCAGACGAGGCCAGGTTTCCTGCCCCCACTGAATGTGAGCCCCCGCCCCCCCGTTCCAGAGCTCACTGTCATAAACACAGTTTCTGGAATGATTTCTTATGGACAAACTCACTTAGTGCCCCCAGGATCTGCTTTCCCTAAGGGGACCAAAGAGACGAATCTGCTGCGGCGGAGGCCGTACGAGCAGATCACAGTCTGA
- the ANKRD34B gene encoding ankyrin repeat domain-containing protein 34B isoform X2, which yields MEAADVPPEGYSLIKAVYQRRLRLTRLLIDGGAYVNESNSRGETPLMVACMTPHADLQSASKARMVKYLLDNKADPNIQDKSGKTALMHACLEKAGPEVVSLLLMSGADPSLPDHSNCSALVYAINAADRDTLELLLKACKARGKEVIIITTDKSASGRQRTKQYLNVPPPDLKECTSPADCASPSEIEPSEGPEDPFSFKELYGGQPGDSSSERVPLMTKSSSTPARFKLTQVLQCDPWLKCCPAVFQQRKLASPQDLQSISPMEELPCKAGGLDLCKSVTASHESRDRKGTAQVLRPSDQTMSRKAQRDAINYQTPFVEEKHNPSEIPMGMDASLGQISLLSNIGSIIKKGSGEPNYNISSSQLANSLIPAADTKGSKSPKGNKEILPTYQTLLPSPRRVLEMSPVSPRGRNQAPLDAEGSGALVLDQTRPGFLPPLNVSPRPPVPELTVINTVSGMISYGQTHLVPPGSAFPKGTKETNLLRRRPYEQITV from the coding sequence ATGGAGGCGGCGGACGTGCCGCCCGAGGGCTACTCGCTGATCAAGGCCGTGTACCAGCGGCGGCTGCGGCTGACGCGGCTCCTCATCGACGGCGGGGCCTACGTCAACGAGAGCAACAGCCGCGGCGAGACGCCGCTCATGGTGGCCTGCATGACGCCCCACGCCGACCTGCAGAGCGCCAGCAAGGCCAGGATGGTCAAGTACCTGCTGGACAACAAGGCCGACCCCAACATCCAGGACAAGTCGGGCAAGACGGCGCTGATGCACGCCTGCCTGGAGAAGGCGGGCCCCGAGGTGGTGTCGCTGCTGCTGATGAGCGGCGCCGACCCCAGCCTGCCCGACCACTCCAACTGCTCTGCGCTGGTCTACGCCATCAACGCGGCCGACAGAGacaccctggagctgctgctgaaggcCTGCAAGGCGCGAGGGAAGGAGGTGATCATCATCACCACCGACAAGTCCGCCTCAGGGAGGCAGAGAACGAAGCAGTACCTGAACGTGCCTCCTCCAGACCTGAAGGAGTGCACCTCCCCAGCTGACTGCGCCTCCCCGTCAGAGATAGAGCCCAGCGAGGGTCCAGAGGACCCGTTCAGCTTCAAAGAGCTCTACGGTGGGCAGCCGGGGGACAGCTCCTCTGAAAGGGTGCCGCTAATGACCAAATCCAGCTCCACACCAGCTCGGTTCAAGCTGACGCAGGTGCTGCAGTGTGACCCGTGGCTCAAGTGCTGCCCAGCAGTGTTTCAGCAGAGGAAGCTTGCTTCTCCTCAAGACCTTCAGAGCATCAGTCCCATGGAGGAGCTCCCCTGTAAAGCTGGCGGCCTTGACTTGTGCAAGAGTGTCACGGCCAGCCacgagagcagggacaggaagggCACTGCTCAGGTACTGAGACCCTCTGACCAAACCATGTCTAGGAAAGCACAGCGCGATGCAATAAACTATCAGACTCCTTTTGTGGAGGAGAAACATAACCCCAGTGAGATTCCCATGGGCATGGATGCCAGTCTGGGACAAATCAGCTTGCTTTCAAACATTGGCAGTATTATCAAGAAAGGAAGTGGGGAGCCAAATTACAACATCTCCAGTTCTCAGTTAGCTAACAGTCTAATTCCTGCTGCTGATACCAAAGGTAGTAAGTCaccaaaaggaaataaagagatTCTTCCTACATACCAGACTTTGTTACCAAGTCCGAGAAGAGTTCTGGAGATGTCTCCTGTGTCTCCAAGAGGCAGAAATCAGGCTCCTCTAGACGCAGAGGGCTCAGGAGCCCTGGTGTTGGATCAGACGAGGCCAGGTTTCCTGCCCCCACTGAATGTGAGCCCCCGCCCCCCCGTTCCAGAGCTCACTGTCATAAACACAGTTTCTGGAATGATTTCTTATGGACAAACTCACTTAGTGCCCCCAGGATCTGCTTTCCCTAAGGGGACCAAAGAGACGAATCTGCTGCGGCGGAGGCCGTACGAGCAGATCACAGTCTGA